From Channa argus isolate prfri chromosome 18, Channa argus male v1.0, whole genome shotgun sequence, the proteins below share one genomic window:
- the purg gene encoding purine-rich element-binding protein gamma, with protein sequence MMADGCCRGMERGRGKIASDSLPRPTYPQQYVQSGTQQQGNDIQELASKRVDIQKKRFYLDVKQSVRGRFLKIAEVWIGRGRHDNIRKSKLTLSMSMAPALRYCLGDFIDYYARIGLRGGLAPPQLEEHRNNGQGRAHDSRRRAQEQHATLSPTGSAVSDDHAHRVLKSEFIERDNRKYFLDLKENQRGRFLRIRQTVSKGHGTIGYYGQGIEQTIVLPAQGLIEFRDALSQLIEDYGDEESDERGRAGTRNHDDNPELPEAASFRVDNKRFYFDVGSNRYGIFLKISEVRQPYRNTITVPLKAWARFGENFIRYEEEMRRIFSCHKEKRTDARQDSQVEED encoded by the coding sequence ATGATGGCTGATGGATGTTGCAGAGGGATGGAAAGAGGCAGGGGTAAGATTGCATCAGATTCTTTGCCGAGACCCACATATCCTCAGCAATATGTCCAGAGCGGAACACAGCAGCAGGGCAATGACATCCAGGAGTTAGCTTCCAAACGCGTCGACATCCAGAAGAAACGCTTCTACCTGGACGTCAAGCAGAGCGTCCGCGGACGCTTCCTCAAAATAGCTGAGGTGTGGATTGGCAGGGGCCGTCACGATAACATCAGGAAGAGCAAGCTGACACTGTCTATGTCCATGGCCCCCGCTCTGCGCTACTGCCTGGGAGACTTTATAGATTATTATGCTCGGATCGGACTGCGGGGGGGCCTGGCACCTCCGCAGCTTGAGGAGCACAGAAACAACGGCCAGGGCCGCGCGCACGACTCCCGCAGGAGAGCGCAGGAGCAGCACGCGACGCTGTCTCCCACCGGCTCTGCGGTGTCCGACGACCACGCACATCGCGTGCTCAAGAGCGAATTTATCGAGAGAGACAACAGAAAGTACTTCCTGGACCTGAAAGAGAACCAGCGAGGTCGGTTTCTCCGCATTCGGCAGACTGTCAGCAAAGGACACGGAACTATCGGTTACTACGGCCAGGGCATCGAGCAGACCATCGTGCTACCCGCGCAGGGGCTCATCGAGTTTAGAGACGCGCTGTCGCAGCTTATCGAAGACTACGGCGACGAAGAGAGCGACGAACGCGGCCGAGCCGGTACCAGGAATCACGACGACAACCCCGAGCTTCCAGAGGCTGCGTCTTTTCGAGTGGACAACAAGAGGTTTTACTTTGACGTCGGTTCTAATCGGTATggtatctttttaaaaattagcgAAGTGCGGCAGCCATACAGAAACACCATCACAGTTCCTCTCAAAGCCTGGGCTCGGTTCGGAGAGAATTTTATCAGGTACGAGGAGGAGATGCGACGAATCTTCTCTTGTCACAAAGAGAAGAGGACAGACGCTCGGCAGGACAGCCAGGTTGAGGAGGACTGA